The proteins below are encoded in one region of Elgaria multicarinata webbii isolate HBS135686 ecotype San Diego chromosome 8, rElgMul1.1.pri, whole genome shotgun sequence:
- the UBE2G2 gene encoding ubiquitin-conjugating enzyme E2 G2: protein MAGTALKRLMAEYKQLTLNPPEGIVAGPMNEENFFEWEALIMGPEDTCFEYGVFPAILSFPLDYPLSPPKMRFTCEMFHPNIYPDGRVCISILHAPGDDPMGYESSAERWSPVQSVEKILLSVVSMLAEPNDESGANVDASKMWREDREQFNKIAKQIVQKSLGL from the exons ATGGCGGGCACGGCGCTCAAGCGGCTCATGGCGGAGTACAAAC AGTTGACGCTGAATCCACCAGAAGGCATAGTAGCTG GGCCTATGAATGAAGAAAATTTCTTTGAATGGGAAGCATTGATAAT gGGTCCAGAGGACACTTGCTTTGAGTATGGTGTTTTTCCTGCTATTCTGAGTTTTCCTCTTGATTATCCTTTAAGTCCTCCAAAGATGAGGTTCACATGTGAGATGTTTCATCCTAATA TTTATCCAGATGGGAGAGTTTGCATTTCTATTCTTCATGCTCCTGGAGATGATCCCATGGGCTATGAGAGCAGTGCGGAACGATGGAGCCCAGTACAAAGTGTGGAGAAGATCCTCTTGTCTGTGGTCAGCATGCTGGCAG AACCAAATGATGAGAGTGGAGCCAATGTGGATGCCTCTAAAATGTGGCGGGAAGACAGAGAGCAATTTAACAAAATTGCCAAGCAAATTGTACAGAAATCACTTGGGCTTTAA